The sequence CCCTGACCAAGGTACGCATCTCCGGCGGCGGACGGTGCAATGTCACCCACCACTGCTTTGACCCACTCCTGCTGAGCCAACACTACCCCAGGGGCGGCCAGGTGCTCCGGGGACTGTTGACCCGCTTTCAACCCCGGGATGTGCTGGACTGGTTTGCCCAAGAAGGGGTGACGCTCAAAACTGAACCCGATGGTCGCATTTTTCCCTGTAGTGATGATAGCAGTACGATTACCACAGCGTTGGTGCGGGCGGCACAGCGGGCACATATCACCATCCAAAATCAGCATAAAATCCATACCATTCGCCGCCAAGGGGACGGGTTTCACCTGGAATGGGCGGGGGGCGGTCTGGTCTGTGACCGGGTTTTGCTGGCGACGGGCAGTAGTCCTTCGGGTTATGCCATTGCCACTCAGTTGGGACATCGGTTAATCCCACCGGTACCGGCGCTGTTCACCCTGCACATTCCTGACCCGGCATTGTGGGCATTGGCGGGGGTGAGTTTGCCCCAGGTGCGTTTGAAATGGCTGGGGGAGGGATTGCCCCGGCTGGCGCAAAAACATCGGGAACAGCAGGGAGCTTTGCTGATCACCCATTGGGGCCTCAGCGGCCCGGTGGTACTGCGGTTGTCCTCATGGTTGGCTCGTTTTCTCCACGCTTGTCAATACCAAGGGCAACTCCAGGTGCATTGGTTACCGGCGTGGGGGCGGCAAAAATTGTATGAACAGTGTCAGTTATTACGCACCCAAGT comes from Synechococcus sp. C9 and encodes:
- a CDS encoding NAD(P)/FAD-dependent oxidoreductase codes for the protein MSEMHIAVVGGGAAGFFGAIQAARQFPQLRITILEALPQPLTKVRISGGGRCNVTHHCFDPLLLSQHYPRGGQVLRGLLTRFQPRDVLDWFAQEGVTLKTEPDGRIFPCSDDSSTITTALVRAAQRAHITIQNQHKIHTIRRQGDGFHLEWAGGGLVCDRVLLATGSSPSGYAIATQLGHRLIPPVPALFTLHIPDPALWALAGVSLPQVRLKWLGEGLPRLAQKHREQQGALLITHWGLSGPVVLRLSSWLARFLHACQYQGQLQVHWLPAWGRQKLYEQCQLLRTQVAAKTLGNYRPVRELPQRLWHYLLACAHIPQERRWGELSGRELEQLLLQMTAKVYPVTGKGIFKEEFVTCGGVPWGEVDSRTLHSRVCPGLYLAGEVLDMDGLTGGFNLQAAWTTGWIAGQALGARNEDD